In the genome of Acidobacteriota bacterium, the window CCTATCTATGTGGAGTGCGACGAAGCACAAGGCTTCCGCCTGACCGCCCAGATGGTCGAGCGCGCCATCACCCCGCGGACCAAGGCCATCATCCTGAACTCGCCCTCGAATCCCTCGGGCGCGGTGATGTCTGCCGCCGATCAGGACGCCATCGTCAAGCTCGCGCACGAGCAGGGCATCTACGTGATCTCCGACGAGTGCTACGTCTATCTGAACTACGCCGGCAAGGCCACCTCGGTGGGCGAGCGTGTCGCCGCGAAAGAGCACATCATCATCATCGGCTCGCTCTCGAAGACTTACTCCATGACGGGATGGCGCCTCGGCTACACCCTCGCGCCCGCGCCCATCGCCGCTGCCATCCAGAAACTGCAGAGCCAGTCGACTTCGAATCCCACCTCCATCGTGCAGAAGGCCGGCATCGCCGCGCTCACCAGCAGCCAGGAGTGCATCGACGACATGCGCACCGAGTACATCGCGCTGCGCGACCGCATCGTCGCCGGCCTGTGTGAGATCCCCGGCGTCAAGTGCAACAAGCCGCACGGCGCGTTCTACGTCTATCCCAACGTCTCGGAGTACTTCGGGCGCGGCAGCGTGAAGACGGCGGCGGACATTGCCGGCGGCCTGCTTCGCCAAGGCGGCGTCGTCACCGTGCCGGGCGAGGCCTTTGGGACGCGCGAGCACATCCGCATCTCCTACGCGACCAAGGAGAGCGAGATCGACCGCGGCCTCGAGCGCATGAAGCAGTTCTTCGCCGCGCTCTGAATCCGCCACTGAGTACTGGGTACCGGGTACTGAGTACTGCCGTTCCTGGCAACTGGCCGCTACAATACGCTCTAAGCTAAGCAGCAGCAGCTCGGCCTCGCATCATCTTCGCTGCTGCGCACGGCCCCGGCTTCCCCATGCCCG includes:
- a CDS encoding pyridoxal phosphate-dependent aminotransferase, coding for MTPAQAESKTEGKSTAKQQLTARINRIETSATMAVVAEAEKLRSTGVDLVDFGAGEPHFHTPAHIKQAAIAAIQNNFTRYTPVAGTAELRDAIVHRHKEDFGSHYTREECIASVGGKHALFNAIQVLIEHGDEVIVPVPYWVSFKDIVQYAGGKPIYVECDEAQGFRLTAQMVERAITPRTKAIILNSPSNPSGAVMSAADQDAIVKLAHEQGIYVISDECYVYLNYAGKATSVGERVAAKEHIIIIGSLSKTYSMTGWRLGYTLAPAPIAAAIQKLQSQSTSNPTSIVQKAGIAALTSSQECIDDMRTEYIALRDRIVAGLCEIPGVKCNKPHGAFYVYPNVSEYFGRGSVKTAADIAGGLLRQGGVVTVPGEAFGTREHIRISYATKESEIDRGLERMKQFFAAL